CTCACGTGATCAAGGAGGATGGCGACCTGATCAAGACGGGCGAGGTGCTCGTAAAGATTCCGCGCGCCGTCGGTAAGACGGGCGACATCACCGGTGGTCTGCCGCGTGTCACGGAGCTCTTCGAGGCGCGTAACCCGTCCAACCCGGCCGTAGTGTCTGAAATCGACGGTGAGGTCAGCTTCGGTAAGATCAAGCGAGGCAATCGCGAAGTCATGGTCACCTCCAAGCTCGGCGAAACGAAGAAGTACATGGTGCCGCTCTCCAAGCAGCTTCTGGTGCAGGAAAACGACTATGTCCGCGCCGGTATGCCACTCTCTGACGGTGCCATCACCCCGTCCGATATTCTCTCCATCAAGGGCCCCACGGCCGTGCAAGAGTACATCGTCAACGAGGTGCAAGACGTCTATCGTTTGCAGGGCGTGAAGATCAACGACAAGCATTTCGAGGTGATCGTACGCCAGATGATGCGCAAGGTGGAGATTGCCGATGCGGGCGACACGCGTTTCCTCGAGCAACAGCTTGTCGATAAGATCGACGTCATGGAGGAGAATGATCGCATGTGGGGCAAGAAGGTGGTGACTGATCCGGGCGAGTCGGATACGCTCAACGCTGGACAGATCGTCACCGCGCGTAAGCTCCGCGACGAGAACAGTTCGCTCAAGCGCCGCGACAAAAAGCTCGTCGAGGCTCGTGACGCGAAACCAGCGACAACGATCCAGATCCTTCAGGGTATCACCCGCGCCGCACTTCAGACGTCCAGCTTCATGTCCGCCGCCTCCTTCCAGGAGACAACCAAGGTGCTCAACGAGGCCGCCATCAGCGGTAAGTCTGACCGTCTCGAGGGACTGAAGGAGAACGTCATCTGCGGACACTTGATCCCCGCCGGAACGGGCCGCCGCGAGTTCGATCGACTCATCGTTGGCGCCAAGGACGACTTCGATCGCATTGTTGCCGAACGCGAGCTGGCCGAGCTGGGCGAAACCCTTGAGACGCCTGCACCACGCAAGACGAAGAAGAAGAAAGCCGCCCCGGCGCCTGCCCCCGCACCTGTGGTCGAGTCCGAGACGGTCGTTCTGACCTCCGACGCTATCGTGGAGCCGTAAGCGCACACGTTACGAGTTACAGGCAGCCTATCCGGCGACTTGTAACTCGTAACTACTTCTCAGAAGCTCTCCTTACTTATAACAATCCATCACCTCATGCTTGACAACCAAAACAGAGCATGCATAGCCGTAACTGCGGGAGGGGGCGACGTCTGCCTTCTCCCGCAGATGGCTAATAGGCATGGCCTCATCGCCGGTGCCACAGGCACGGGCAAGACTTGCACGCTGCAAAACATGGCCGAGACATTCAGTCGCATGGGTGTCCCTGTCTTTGCCACCGACATCAAGGGCGATCTCTCCGGAGTGGCCCGCCCGGGCGGTGGTAACGCCGCCCTGCAACGCAGCGTGGACGCGCACCACCTTGCCGAACGAGGCTTTGCCTACGCCGCCTCACCCGTCTGCCTCTGGGACATCTTCGGCGAGGCCGGTCATCCGCTGCGCACCACCATCTCCGAGATGGGACCGCTGCTCCTCAGCCAGCTGCTCGACTTGAACGACATCCAAAGCAACGTCCTCTCGATCGCCTTCCGCATCGCGGACGACGAGCAACTCCTGCTGCTTGACCTCAAAGACCTCCGCAAAATGTTGGAGCACATCGGCCAAGAGCGCACCCGCTACACCACGGCCTACGGCAATATCTCCGTGGCCACCATCGGCGCCATACAGCGTGGACTGCTGGCGCTTGAGGAGCAAGGCGCCGACCATTTCTTCGGCGAACCGGCCTTCGACATCCTCGACTTCCTCCAGCCACGCGACGGCCGCGGCGTCATCCACATCCTCGAGGCCGAACGCCTCATGCGCTCCCCGAAGCTCTATACCACCTTCCTCCTCTACCTCCTTTCCGAGCTTTTTGAGCGCCTGCCCGAGGTGGGCGACCTCGACCGGCCGCGCCTCGTCTTCTTCTTCGACGAAGCCCACCTGCTCTTCAATGGCATAGCTCCCTCGCTGCTCGAAAAGGTCGAACAGGTGGTCCGGCTCATCCGCTCCAAAGGCGTGGGCATCTATTTCTGCACACAAAATCCGGCCGACATCCCCGACACTGTTCTCGGTCAGCTCGGCAACCGTGTGCAGCATGCCCTGCGTGCCTTCACCCCGCGCGACCAGAAAGCCGTCTCGACGGCCGCCTCCACCTTCCGCCCCAATCCCGCTTTTGATGCGCGCACAGCCATCACAGAGCTTGGCGTGGGCGAGGCGCTCGTCTCCTTCCTCGACGCCGCCGGACGGCCATCCATCGTCGAGCGCGCTGTCATCATCCCGCCTGAGGGCCGCGCCGGCGCCCTCACCGCAGACGAGCGTCGGGCCGTGATTCAGTCGTCGCCCTTCTTGGGCAAGTATGACCAAGCGGTCGACAACGAATCGGCCTTCGAACTCCTCACCGCTCGCATGGAGCGCGCCAGCCGTGAGCAAGCCGACGCCCTCCGCGAAAAGGAGGAGCTGCGTCAACAAAAGGAGCAAGAGCGTCGCGAACGGGCCGAGCGTGTCGAGCGAGAGCGCCTCGAACGCCAGCGCCAGCGCGAGAAGGACAACAGCCTCACGGGAAGCCTCACCA
The sequence above is drawn from the Tannerella serpentiformis genome and encodes:
- a CDS encoding helicase HerA-like domain-containing protein; this translates as MLDNQNRACIAVTAGGGDVCLLPQMANRHGLIAGATGTGKTCTLQNMAETFSRMGVPVFATDIKGDLSGVARPGGGNAALQRSVDAHHLAERGFAYAASPVCLWDIFGEAGHPLRTTISEMGPLLLSQLLDLNDIQSNVLSIAFRIADDEQLLLLDLKDLRKMLEHIGQERTRYTTAYGNISVATIGAIQRGLLALEEQGADHFFGEPAFDILDFLQPRDGRGVIHILEAERLMRSPKLYTTFLLYLLSELFERLPEVGDLDRPRLVFFFDEAHLLFNGIAPSLLEKVEQVVRLIRSKGVGIYFCTQNPADIPDTVLGQLGNRVQHALRAFTPRDQKAVSTAASTFRPNPAFDARTAITELGVGEALVSFLDAAGRPSIVERAVIIPPEGRAGALTADERRAVIQSSPFLGKYDQAVDNESAFELLTARMERASREQADALREKEELRQQKEQERRERAERVERERLERQRQREKDNSLTGSLTKMASTKAKREVINLLFKFGRGLLGSLLK